The Rissa tridactyla isolate bRisTri1 chromosome 6, bRisTri1.patW.cur.20221130, whole genome shotgun sequence genome includes a region encoding these proteins:
- the LOC128911907 gene encoding RING finger protein 223 has translation MAEPAQKGGVGQGGRREEEDEEAAAAAAAAPPASYEDYECKICYNYFDLERRAPKLLECLHTFCQECLSQLHLRAAQQPPAAAGAAAEPGPGRAGSLACPLCRHRTALPDHRVHGLPVNTKLAAACPPQLRARDPLPQDRLPPLPPRRPPRAREAAAALAPPPSPAGPRSSGGGYESCQSCKRAALSAGCVCVVVSFLSMVVLLFTGLIFVNQYGGDGGPGASASPSPVGPICLSVASILALFSVVVTWLICWLKYRPEAATGGAAANATPRGRAAAARRSDT, from the coding sequence ATGGCCGAGCCGGCGCAGAAGGGCGGTGTAgggcagggcgggcggcgggaggaggaggatgaggaggcggcggcggcggccgcggccgccccccccgccagctACGAGGACTACGAGTGCAAGATCTGCTACAACTACTTCGACCTGGAGCGGCGGGCGCCCAAGCTGCTGGAGTGCCTGCACACCTTCTGCCAGGAGTGCCTGAGCCAGCTGCACCTGCgggccgcccagcagcccccagccgccgccggcgccgccgccgagCCGGGGCCCGGCCGGGCGGGCTCCCTGGCCTGCCCCCTCTGCCGCCACCGCACGGCGCTGCCCGACCACCGCGTCCACGGCCTCCCGGTCAACACCAAGCTggccgccgcctgcccgccgcAGCTGCGGGCCCGCGACCCGCTGCCCCAGGACCgcctgccgccgctgccgccccgccgcccgccccgcgcccgggaggcggcggccgccctcGCCCCTCCGCCCTCCCCCGCCGGGCCGCGCTCCTCGGGCGGCGGCTACgagagctgccagagctgcaAGCGGGCGGCGCTGAGCGCCGGCTGCGTGTGCGTCGTCGTCTCCTTCCTCTCCATGGTGGTGCTGCTCTTCACCGGCCTCATCTTCGTCAACCAGTACGGCGGCGACGGCGGGCCCGGCGCCTCGGCCTCGCCGTCGCCGGTGGGGCCCATCTGCCTGTCGGTGGCCAGCATCCTCGCCCTCTTCTCCGTCGTCGTCACATGGCTCATCTGCTGGCTCAAGTACCGGCCCGAGGCGGCGaccggcggggccgccgccaaCGCcaccccgcggggccgggcggcggccgcccgcAGGAGCGACACGTAG